Sequence from the Panicum virgatum strain AP13 chromosome 5N, P.virgatum_v5, whole genome shotgun sequence genome:
ttaaactttgaccaataatatgTATCTTAGATTTGACTTGTAGATTTATCTTTTTGCATAAATATAGAAAATATGAATAGTCAAACGAAAGAAAAAATTAATCAATGCTGTCATATATTCAAGAACGGAAGTAATAGCTCAGGTAGCCCGGCCTCGAGTAACCCTTTCTAGTTTGGCGCCATGGCATGGCATCACGTTAACATGCAGCTTGTGGTTTGAAGAGCGGGAAGATCAAGCTGAACTGCTACtcgaaaaaaaaactgaactgCTTTCGTGTGTGAACTGCGAAGTACTCGGACCTAGAGAGATCAAGTGATGACCGGGAATGTGAAATCGATCTGCTACCCCAGCTGGCCCAAGATAAGAGACCACTTGATCTGCCGGGGACCCTTGTTCACCTAATGCTTTTCTGCAGTCCCTTGCATGCTTGGGGACCCTTGTACCTTCTCATATTGTCACATAAATTATGCAGGTGGCCTAGAGAAGTGTCACATCCCGGTCAAAAGTGaggacactactacagaacaggcctttgttccaagccatttgtcccggctgcctttgggcccgggacaaaaggtggcttttgtcccgggtccaacagcTAGCCGGGCCAGTGGGAGAgataggggccttttgtcccgggtggagccaccaacctggactaaagggtgacccttttgtcccggttggtgttaccaacccggacaaaaggcccctccacgtgatagttcaaaaggaagttattctatactgagtcacatgtactacttaggtgagttggcaaaAAAATCATACGCTAGGCAAGAGGTTTGGGATCGAATCCCGCgaggtgcaaaaaaaaaatttagcgtcagagacattttgtcccggttctaccagGAAGCcatgtcccggttccaaaaccgggacaaaagccaatttggaaccgggacaaaagcccgaATCTATAGTAGTGGGATGGATAAGCACAAACCAGTCTTGATGCCATATCGTGACCCCTATTTTGCCTTGCAACTCCTTTATCCGTTAACAGAAATACTACTGTTATATCCAGCATTTCCACAGTTGAAAATGGAGAAGGATTCTAAGACCCATTTTTGGCTCAGCTAAAGATtgtacaaaataaataaaacttgTGGGTAGTGAATTGTGAAAAGCTGGATTGCAAAAGGCCGAAGGGTCCAAACAATTTGAAATCTATTATGTCAGTCTCAATGGGAGTATCATAGGAgtgtcatgagcattaaatttgctgacatggcagAGTTATTATGAAGAGAGATGATAGAGAGTGTCATGgaatgtgagaggagtgtcatcaccatgacacctCTCCGACTCGATTACCTAGTTCACGGTCTTGGTAATTGTGATGATGACACTAGACTGGTCCTACCTCTAGCTCTTTCTCCCCCCTTACATTCATGTGGGCCACGCAATACGAGGAAGGTAGAAAGAGGTACCACAAACGGGTAAAATCTGTTGTCAAAGCTAGTATTATGTTCCATCCAAGGATCACATAGTTAAATTAATCCtcagttttatattaaatttgGCCCTTAAGacagttttatatttttaaagaaaaattaaaaattctaattagattacaaaaatcaaaactaatccattttaaatcagaaaaatatgaaatatgtATAAAAATGTAGTTTATCTATTTGAATcctatttattaaaaaataataggtATAACTACAAGAAAATAACTAGAAACGTGAAAAAATTGGATCCAAATAATTGAGAGGTAGAGTGTCAATAGATAAGTTACATTCTTAGAAACGTTTTGGtactaatttcatatttttaaaTTAAAATGAATATAATATAagtttttagtttaaatttgaatatttttatttttcaaaatgaaCCATCCGGGTCAAATTTGCTTGGTTTTGATGGTTGGATGACATCCATTATCCGGTTTGTAGTTGAAGTTAGAAAATCAAACTTTTGTGAAAGTTTGATGTAAACTGAACTTTTCCCTTCAATATAATACATCCTTGGCACATTCcatcatttttttcatttaatTCTCCTCAGAGTTAGTATTATTGGTTTGGTTGATTGGTGGACTAgggttttttttaccgaccggaaCCGGTCTGGAAACGGTTACCGGTGTAACCGGGCCAGACCGGTTCCGGTACCGACCGGTTGCAAACCGGcccaattcaaaatttaaatttgaattcaaaaaaatgaaaaaattcctaaaaatacttcaagttgcgacgaatcaaATGgtgtcaaaaattttcaaatattcgttcatttagtatactttgcgggcatgtgaagttaaaccaaaaaagaaaaacaaaaaaggccggcccattaagaccCATCGTGCCGGCATATGACTCACGCGGTTGCCTCCCACTCccacgcttattactattgtatttgtatgcctGATTGTAAGTGTGGtcttttacattaatatgtgCATTGCTCGGTTTTTTTGGTCACCGGACCGGTTACAcctcaaaccggaccggtttacataccaaaccggaccggtttacaGACCAAACCAGTCGGCTAACCAGTGCAAACCGATTGAACTgtcatttttttgtttgaaatttaaatttggcCGTTTTTTTCCGGTAACCGGTTAAATCGGTCCGGTATACTGTAACTAGACCTGGGCATCctccgggccgggtcgggttcgggtcgggccaaaaaaaacccggtgttttttctagcggcccgtgcccgacccgacccggtggccgggccgtaaaattgagcccgcacccgacccgacagccagtcgggtcgggtcgggtcgggttcgggtcgggtcgggccgggcctatgtaaaatgtcgggttccttcgggtttttcgggtttcgggtcaaaatttttagcccgtgcccggcccgtcagtcataccgggtcaaaaattttgacccgagcccgcccatcaaactcttcgggtcgggtcgggtcgggctattttcgggcgggttgggtcgggtccgtcgggtcgggcagcccatgcccaggtctaacTGTAACTGGTGGGCGGCGGTTTCGTCCcaccggtcggtaaaaaaaacctGTGGTGGACTAGTTAAAATGAGATCCTTATTATCCGAAACATCCATTAAACAACCAAATAATACAACTCTAGGGGTATATGCATCTTTTGCCGGTCTTCCTAGTCTGTTCTAAAATCTCTAGGATGCCTATTAGTATTTCAGGATGGAGCGAGGGAGTATCGGTCCATTTTTTTCAAACCTTTGTAGAGACTAGTAGTCATGCatgaaaatttcaaaacaaGCTGGATATTGGTTAGTTGCTCGATCTTCATGTTTACATCAGGGTCTGATAGAGTTTGTGGAATTGAGAAAAACACTAATGTCCCCACAATGGTCAACACCTGCCCTGTCCCCAACCACCCAATATAATGAATATTAGTCTTAGTACGAATGTAAATATGCATGCCGATTGGCACAGAAAGTCTAGCTAGGAGTTGATTCATGAAAGATAGACCCCCTTTTTACCTACTTTTAGCTTTAACAATCAACAAACAAAAGAACCACAAGGATTGACATCATAAGTTATTTTAATATGAATTGgcagtaggggtggtaatgggccatggccctaatgacctcttcacagcccaataaagcccttaaaatttttagttcaaaaatacatatgtttagagcccggcccttttagggtccgatccttagattttctagttcaaaatgttgggccctttaccacccctaattgGCAGTCGAAAAGGTACCACCTTATGTGTTTAGGGCTCCTTTTCTCGTTAGAGAATTATTTAGGGCTTGTCAAGTACATTTCTCATGTGGTTCCTTACTTTCTTACGATGTTATGGGATACATTTCTGATTACGTGGTACAGGTCAAACACCCACAACACACACATCCTTACCTCATGAACCCACATATGCAAACTCTACCCCTATAAGTACCTTCGAATACTGAGCCAACAAATTCTCAAGATCGACGAAATCACCACATATGTCTCGCTGTCAACGGAAACGTTGCCGTTAAATCCTAGACCTATCCTAAGATGCTAGCTCTTATAACCACTAGAGTACATGCATGCCCTTTCGTTGATGACATATGTGACacatgtatggtaaaaaaaaacgTGTCTTGTAGGAAGCTCACTCATTTTCGAAGTGTTTATCCTTGATGATTATGACTGGTACTTGTTAATCTGACCTGCAATTATTCTGTGGAAGTTATAGTACAGAATTTTGTACCACTAGTTTCAAAGACCAGAAATAAACTAGTGAAAAGCTAGCTCAACTCCAAGGAGCATGGTCCTGAATGCGCATGGAAGTGGAAGTATGGTCGGTATTTCACCTAGCTCGATAGCATTGCACTACCAAAATGGCTGCTGCAACATATTCCCATGTCAATCAGGTCAGCTCCGAGGATCATTGAACCGGCGCAGTTAATTAATGACACGTCAAGCCTGGAGGAGCGACAGGTAACGGCTCCGAATAGGCAACACGTAACCATCCCTTTCCGGGCCTATGGAGCGCGCATCAGGGCGGCGCCCTCCGCCGAACATGGGGACCAGCggccggccgtcgccgtcgccgtcgccgtccggcGGTCGCCCCGCTTGGCCGTATGCGAGTCATGCGGGCGGCCCACGGGGCCTCGTGGGCGAGGGGGCCCAGCCGGACCCGATGAGCACCCGGCCGCGAGGCGCCAAACCGCCAAACGCGCGCCCCGGCCGTCGCGGTCGTCCTCTGGCCAGTGGCCACCTCTCATCACACGTCggacgccgccggtcgccgtcgCGCGTGGATGCCGCGTGGGGCAGGCGGCGGATCCCGATCGGCTAGCCGGCCTGCGCCGCAGCTTCGGCCGGCGATGTGAGAGCACGGCGGCGTTCATCCTAGTACCAAGACGCGGAAAATCTTTGCAGACGAAATTTCCCACTTCCAGGCCGGAGTTGCGCGGCCACCAAGTTTACTATCGTAGTCACTTTTGGGTTTTTGATAGGCGGATGTTCCGACAGCAGTCGCCACTCGTGCCTTGTCATCACTCATCAGTCCTTACCAGTCTACTCTACTGTGCTGTGATGGCGTATATTGTGTGATGTGATGCTCCAAAACATACACTCGGATTTGTGAACCCAAACAAGATCATTCCAATGCGAAAAGCTTAAAAAAACACGGTAAAGATAGTAGGGCTTAAAAGAGCATATCAGAAGCAGGCGTGAGAGAAGAAACTAAAGGTGATGGCAAAAAGAGGAGTTCCATAGGAGCTGGGAGACTTAACGAGGAACAATGGTAAGAAGTGATAGTCACTAGTCAGCGGTGTATCACACGAGGAACAGTGAAACAAGAGGTGGTCCTTGGGACATACCCATCCGCCGTGCCGGGTCCATCCAGTTTGTTGCCGAGTCCGAATTTTTGGCCTCTGCATCAAGTTGATGGATCTCCTGTGGGGCCCGATCCCCTCTTCCCCTTGAATGAGCTCTAGCCGGACAACCAGGCTAAGCATAGCTTGATTGTTCCCAGCCCCCGAGTGGCTATCAGCATTCAAAGCAAGATCTCCGAGCTAAATCCTGCGCGGCGGACCTAACGGTGCTGGTAGGACAGCAggctccacctccggctccaGTTCCTTCTTTTGGTGGTCACTCTGCCTAAGCTTCCGGAGGACCAGGTGACCAAATGAATGCGCCGCAACTAGGGCGATCATTACCATGTTTAATGCACAGGTGTAGGGTTAAGAGATTGAAAATCTAACAAACTTCCGAATCTGGATGCGTTAACCAAGATTGGCCAGAAACTTAATTGTTTAGCAGGATACCGATTCTATGAGAGCATGGAGAACACTAACATCAGCAAAGTTGACTTCCTTTATTTGTTTCAATGATTCATGTCACGGATGATCAAGACTCACGGTGCTGCTTACACTTTTTGTATATCCCCCCTTTTTTGGTGTTCAAAAGATAAAGCAGTTGAAACCTGGGTCACATAGGGGTAGCATCTCTAGAACTCCAGCATTCGGCCTCTGAGAATGGCCTCAGCCttcctgacttccttcactggtCCAATGATGAACACCTACATATAGGACACGCATAAAAAGATCAGTAAAGCAATATGTTCATTTGGTTCAGTAGCTGCAGAATGATTCAAGCTTATTAACTAAATAGTACGGATGTGTGTGCCTTAGGACGAACCTCATAGTGTCAGTAGCTGCAGAATGATTCAAGCTTATTAACTAAATAGTACGGATGTCTGTGCCTTAGGCAGAACCTCCTAGTATGATCTCGTGATCTTATTCTAACACTAACACCAATCGCTTTCAAGAAGGTGTTGGCTTATGGGTGCATACAGCTGGAATGATTCAAGGCCATGACTGAGAAATTTAGAGGTTTGTATAGCATGCAAAGGGGATAGAAAACTTTCATCTGGACCTAAGCTCCGTTCAGGCCAGACTATTGTGGTATATACAACACCTCAGCCACAAGATATATGCATCTGCCCAATGGTGATCACTGAAAAATATGCCATAATTGTTTCTATGACATGCAGACCAAGGGCTACTTGTAGCAGACACAGGCAATGAACATATCCAGGATTAAGCATAACTGCATAAGTCAGTGGCGTATGAGGAATTATAGCTACAATAAAGTCTGCCACTATAGGCATTCTGATAGTGAAGACAAAGATTGAATGGTCCCCACAggacaaaacaaaagaaaaggaaaatagcaACACTTGCGCAGAACTACATATCATTTACAACTATTCCCTGTCAAGAATCACACAGTTCTACATATCATTTACAACTATTCCCTGTCTAAAATCACACAGTTCGAATCCATTTTCATATGTCTGATATTTCGAATTCAGAAATGAGTCTGTGGTGAACTTAGCTTTGAGCAAAATATTTTTAACAGTTTATTAATGAAAATGCCTTGTTAATTGATTTCTCTTAAAAAACTCTAGCTATTGCAGTCAGTATTCAAACAGGAAACTGAATCAGTATTTCAGAAAAGCCCAGCATGACTCTCTGGTATGAATAAATTATTTGTGACTAATGACGGGAATAATTTctatattcctccaaccctagaagggtgagtatatataatacctacacatgggcctctagatgggcctctatatacatgggctcaatatactccaacagtgACAAACAAGGCTATGGGAAACCTACCCTGTCTGGAGGTCCCTTAGCACCACCAATATGGATTTCAACGCTGCAGAGAGGAACCAAAAAAACAGACAGAACACCAATGAAGCTTAACAGCATAGAGGATGTGACATTTACAAAATCAGATTCAAGATATTTACTTGCAAGACTCTTTGACAAACATTATTGTTGATCCCTTTCTGCCAATAACTCGTCCCATTTTCCCAGGAGGCACATCTAAGACTGATAGGATATCCACTTCAGGAACATGAACATCAGCTTCAATGTCACCTGTCTCACAAATATGAAAATCAATCAGAACAAATGCTCTGCAATGCCAAAAAATGTTCTATCGATTTGATAGACAAAATTGAAAATCTTTCATCAAAGAACTGAAAAATGTTTTGTGAACAAATCCATGCCATGTTCGTGAGGATTATATCTAGACCAAGGTAGGTTTTGTCAAAGTTTCAAGTTAGTTTATAGAAGTCTGAGCCTACACTGTGAACTACAGCTGTTCAAACTGAGTTTTGCTAACCCATGAAAAATTGGTTTGATCCAGCAGCCTGCTTCCTTTGCTACAGCTGTTTGCTGTCGTGTGGCTTGCTAGCTACAACAAGCAGTTTCAAAACAGGATTGTGAACAGCTTTGTACAGACCTACAGTACACCCACATTAAAATAACAGTAATGCATTCATATTTATCTGAGAGACTCAAAGCAAAAggtaaaatatatttatgttggGAGCCCCTTAATTTTGAAAAGAAGGTTAGAAAACCTTATTATATGTACTGACCCGGGACAGGAGGAAGAAGTGGCCAATCTGCAAACTGGTTGTTGTTTATGCAAAAACACCTGCAGTATAGTTCACTGCGAACAGACAGACGCCATAAAGATACTTTGCTTAGCTTCTCCATCATTTTCTCATGGATGTTGAGAAGGAAGCGGACATCATCTGTGGCTGCTCGAACCATCATATCAGACAAGGGCCTAATTGTCCAAAAGTTAGGGTCCTGAAATCCATTAAAACAATGTTATTTATCAGGTTTCCTCGGGGAGACATTATTGAAATAATAGAACATCAAATGGCAAGGCAATATCATAGAAAGTAAACACAATATCAGCAACTTGGTTGTTCTAAACAGCAGGTTGCTAACCTGCCTTAGAAGGGTACGCACTTCTTCCTTTTCAGGATATGGTATGCCTACATAAAGCAGTACCACAATATCACACCACATGGACAATCAAAcactaaaaatagaaaataatgaGGAATGAAATGCACCACATCATACACCGAATGAACATATACAGTTTACTGAAAGCAGGATAAACAAATATGATGTTTGGTAGCAGCAGCACTTTTTAAAATAAGAATGATTGAGATGATATCAGTTCTATGCTTATAGCTAAGCTGCATGCACCCAATTATCATCTCAACAAAGATATCAGCTCACTTAGCCAAaccaatcagatcaagattaaCCATAGGTTACTAACAAGCTGACAAACATGGTTCTAGAACTGGGTAGTAGTCTAGTCTCTATGGCATGGACTGACTAGTTTTGATGACTTCAATTCTTGCCGCAACCATGAGCTACTTGCTAGTTGTTACCAATAGTTCATTATTGCACTACCACCTAATGCAACTTAGCATAATCTACATCTACCACCTCAAGTTGGCTGTTGCTGCTACTATATCTAGATCTAGAACAGAGCAGAGAAAAAAATAGGAaacagaggaaggggaaggcggAGCAGTAGGAATTGTGTGACTGTGTGTTAATCCATATTACACCACATGGCTATGTCCCTCACTCAAGACCTACGAGCCTTCTCAACCTCACCCACCCTCCTTCCCTTTGTCTCTTGGATTCACTGCCTCTGGTCATTGCTGTCCAGTCAACTTACCCTGCTAGTTGAGTCAAAGGTCCCAGTAAACGTACCCGGGTAGGTTGGTATCCCCAAACACACCAATCATATCTAGGCATCCTAATCATATTTAGGCAACTAAATATATAGTAAGGCATAAAGTTCACCATTAGAATAAAAATTCCAGACTATCAAATCAAGTCAACAAGAATTTGGTCAAACACTTCCAATAGCTCCCATGGCATATGACATATGCATAAACACAAGTATCTTCAAGAATCAGGACTAGGTTTCACAATATAAAGTGAAGGTTGCAGCGAGTAAATATAATAAGGGAACTATGTAAAATGGTCTGCTAGCATTCATGCAAAGGTAGACGGCTTGAATCAGAATTCAGTACATACCACAGTACCGCGAATCAGCAAGAAGGCTGACAAAAGATATGTAATCATCATGACTCTTTTTTCCTTCCTGCTCTTCTATCAGAGAATAAGCAATCTGCACACAATAAGTGCAATTGAAGCCTTTTTTGTGAAGAATAAGCATAATACCTTAGCTACTACTACAGAGAACTCTCTAGAAAAGGGGAGGTCACATAAGTTCTTCAGCAGAGTACACGGTCCCTAATTCGTGATAATGCTCAGTTCTAAAGCTTGTTGCCAAAGAAGAGAAAACCACAATGCTTGGGTAGTACAGAGAAATTACTATGCTTATGAAAATCACTAGAGTTGTAAATGCATATGGTGATTACCTGTGTATCCATCACATTATGCAATTTGATGCCAAACTGAAAATACAACGCCTGCAAAAAAGTGATAAACTCTAAACTTGTTAGTCAAGTCTAAAATCTCCTAAATGTTAAAAAATAACATAGCAAGCTTCACAAATACATAGTTAGGCACCTCGCTGTCTCTTTTACAATCATGAATAACTTTGGTGATATGATCAGACTCAAGTGCGGGCTTACAAGCTTCAATGAGTTCTTTTCCACCCTCAATAGCATCAACTAAGTAAACAGCATCAGGAAATGCAAGCTGCAATATCAAGACAACTTGCATCAGCAtcttagaaatagagaaaatgctACTTCAGGACAACCTCAACAAAAATATAAGCATATATAAGAAGAGAAATATAAGCATATATAAGAATTTAGATGAAACCGCAGGTATATCTTTAGATGCATGAAAAGAAATACATGTGGATGCATGGACTTTGAATTGAAGGTAATGAAACAGCATTGCTAGGAGAATCAATGCAACAATGTAGCCCATTTATAAGAAACGTATGGCTTCCGTATACAGCTTTGTGATCTCAAAATCATGAAACAGAAGTCCATAATACAAATATGATGCCTGCTGAGTGTTCAGCTCACCTGCATGATACAGAGAGCACCATTACGACAGAGATCAACACCTTCACAGTCAAATCCGATTACCAACTTCTGGGCAGCTGAGGGTTCAAGAAACTCGACTGGGAGTTGACCAGGTTTGGTGACAATATGATAGGGTGGGGACGGCAATTCTGGGTTGTTATCTGCAAGAGGATTCAAATGATCATATATAATAAAGCACCTAATATTGGTTCATTGGTGCAGATCTGTACAAGCAGCAACAAGTCAAGGGCTCAAGGCGATGTAAGATGTGGACAAAAGCAGTTCTGAGTTGTGAGCAAGGTAATCAATCCTAGCTAGTGGAGGCCTCCCGTAAATTACATAGCTAGCTAGATGCAACTAATTTCACAGCCAAACTATCAAATAAATGGATAAGGTGCATGTGAATGGAATCATAAGATTCGTCCTGTTCCAGAATTTCAGATCCAATGCTGCTGCACAAATGATTCGCAATCAATGCTAAAAGGTACCTATTAAGGCTAGTGGCAAACACCTATCATCAGGTAactgaaacaaaaacaaaaaaatcacaAGATCAGGCACTAGGAACTCTACAAATAATTTGCATGAAAGTACACAAATATTCATATTTCAACAAGCACAATCACTCCACTTGGAACTACGACTATTTCCCACTTCAAAATCACCCAGCAATTCCACAAAATAGGGCAAAATCCGCACAAAGCAGCTAGCAGCACAATCCAGGACCATCTGCATCCCAGCATTACCAGTCCTAAAACCCTAGGATTAAACCACGGCACAAAACATTCGAACAAGCATAGCAACGCTGAGGCTAGAACATAGGTCACAAGGACAAAACAAACTCCTCCCAGAACCCTAAAAGCAGCGGATGCCAATGGTGCGGCGTCGCGAGCACGCACACGCAcgctcgcgctcgcgccgcACGGGCGCAGCACTCCGAGCGCGAATCCGAGGCCACTCCAACCGCAAGGGAGCACAGGCCCAACAGGATCGCAGCGGCCGGACCCCCTCACGACCTACCGCcgcgagcagaggcggcgcttTCGGGCGCCGAGGCACCAGGACGATCGAGAgcgagagggggagggaggaggcagaggcaggcGCCGCACCTgcgggggcgtcggcggcgggggcagggtCGAAGGGCTCGGAATGGTGGGAGGCCATCCCGATCCCCTCCCGATCGCTCGCCGCGGGAGGGAGACAGGGCGCGGGCGCACCGGCGACGGGAGAGGAACGAGGACGGAAAGGGCACACGGACACGGGGAGCGGCTGCGCCAAGGCTGGCTGCTGGCTCTAGTACTACTGTACTCGCCGCGCCGGTGCTGCGGCGCCGGTTACGGCCGTGTTCCGCGGCTGTCGGCTGGGCCTGGGCTCTGTGCTGGCCTTATTCGCAAGGAGGGCCTTTCGTGGTGCTGAGGTCCGCTAGAAGCCCAATCCGTGATGTTGTATTGGGCTCTATTTTTCTATTAGGGCCGGCCTGAAAATACTCCCGGACTGAGAAGAtttgtttattttctgtttGTCATCTAAAAAGGACTCTCTTtgctcaaaagaaaaaaaataaaaaatactttAAGAGTATTTTTGTTCGGCGTGAATTGCACTTCAAGTGGCTGCACATGATCGTGCTAATCGGACATTCGGACTCTAGTTGAAGCTCAGTAGTCCGGAGTCCGGACTAAACAGGTGGGGCCATTGGTGGTGATCTGGTTGCTAATTTGTTTCTACCCACAACATACCAATCTAAAAGTTAGGCACGCCAACAAATCTTGTCTAAAGTGTAGTCATCAAATTGTTGATCTCATCTTAACCATATTTCAGTAGAGATGTGAGGCAGCTTACGGATATCAACACAAACACCCTAACTTCTGTTCACGCAGGGAGGGTGTTGACAGTTAAATTTGGCAGActcagaggccgaccggtctgaccggtcggaccatcCAGTTCTAGTCCGATTAGGTACGACTTCTCCGGCCTAAATATAAAGATTAAGGCCGATTGAAATATTCCCAATCGAATTAAATCAATCTACATTACTTTTTGTTCTCTCAAATACTAACCTTTTCTAAACCCTAATTGTTGTTCTTCTCATGTCCCGGCGACGCGAAGACGTTCTGAGTAGccttgccgacctcagagcaatcCTAGTtgcacgagctccgacgggtccCTCCTGAGCTCGTGTTTCAAGGTCCGCGCAGTTCTCTGctccagactggtcagaccggttcgtccAGGGATTCACTGTGCTGATCATTTTGACGATCGTTTGCGCGTTCTAGAGCATTCGAGTGTGCTTAGcgcaattctgtgtcaacagaGGGGAAATATACATATCACTCCACACACAAGAACGCGAATGAAAAATATTTCCATTGGATGTTCGAAGGGTGAAGTGtaacatatttttttcttgttgagTTTCAATTTAGATGATTACTAATTTCACTTTAAGTTTTGGCTATCGTTATATTTGTCAAAATAGAGGGAGATTAAGCGCCATCACGCCAAATGAATTGTCTCTTATCAAATTCGACAAAAATCCTGTGAAACTGTCGCATTTCCTAGGCACCAATACGATTATGCTTACAATTTCTTACAGAAAAAGAAGATTATGCTTACGATCAAACACACCTATATTTGTGATGGGTGATTAGTTGAAACTCGTCCGGGTTCAatgagcagtagcagcagcttcATGCTCCCCAAGAGAACACCTTAAAACCTTGGCAAAATTAGGTCCTGCACATTCAAAAAAGATGTCTTTTGCTAGAAcacatcaaaaaaaattgtCTTTGCCCAAACACACTATAATTTTGTGGTAATTTGGTCCTGGACACTGCACCTATTATTATAATCATTTTTAATACAAAGCCACCTAGAATGACCGTTATACCCCTGCTCCTCTTCCAAATCCTGCTCGCCATCGCCTCCCCTCGCGCCTCCACCTCGCCGTCATCGCCTTCCGAAGACACCACGTTGACTCGGCGAAGAACAAGACGGTACGACCGT
This genomic interval carries:
- the LOC120673811 gene encoding piRNA biogenesis protein EXD1-like isoform X1 yields the protein MASHHSEPFDPAPAADAPADNNPELPSPPYHIVTKPGQLPVEFLEPSAAQKLVIGFDCEGVDLCRNGALCIMQLAFPDAVYLVDAIEGGKELIEACKPALESDHITKVIHDCKRDSEALYFQFGIKLHNVMDTQIAYSLIEEQEGKKSHDDYISFVSLLADSRYCGIPYPEKEEVRTLLRQDPNFWTIRPLSDMMVRAATDDVRFLLNIHEKMMEKLSKVSLWRLSVRSELYCRCFCINNNQFADWPLLPPVPGDIEADVHVPEVDILSVLDVPPGKMGRVIGRKGSTIMFVKESCNVEIHIGGAKGPPDRVFIIGPVKEVRKAEAILRGRMLEF
- the LOC120673811 gene encoding piRNA biogenesis protein EXD1-like isoform X2, which codes for MASHHSEPFDPAPAADAPADNNPELPSPPYHIVTKPGQLPVEFLEPSAAQKLVIGFDCEGVDLCRNGALCIMQLAFPDAVYLVDAIEGGKELIEACKPALESDHITKVIHDCKRDSEALYFQFGIKLHNVMDTQIAYSLIEEQEGKKSHDDYISFVSLLADSRYCGIPYPEKEEVRTLLRQDPNFWTIRPLSDMMVRAATDDVRFLLNIHEKMMEKLSKVSLWRLSVRSELYCRCFCINNNQFADWPLLPPVPGDIEADVHVPEVDILSVLDVPPGKMGRVIGRKGSTIMFVKESCNVEIHIGGAKGPPDGVHHWTSEGSQEG